One region of Bactrocera neohumeralis isolate Rockhampton chromosome 5, APGP_CSIRO_Bneo_wtdbg2-racon-allhic-juicebox.fasta_v2, whole genome shotgun sequence genomic DNA includes:
- the LOC126759551 gene encoding proteasome activator complex subunit 3 produces MPADTTTKQVQDYKDSLIKKAEQLIIQGFPEKIVELNELLATPMFSDRNFNEVHQDLNIPTPDPILVNNHAETTDDGGDADQPAAKRPRTDHFVPGTKVMCLPTGSVPCNEPLCEMIKIVKPIIRKLVEDSNLLKMWISFLIPKIEDGNNFGVSVQEDTLAEIQAVESEAAAFFDQISRYFLSRAKVVSKVAKYPHIEDYRRAVVELDEKEYLSLWLVVCEVRNRYSSLHDIVIKNLEKLKKPRSSNADSLY; encoded by the exons ATGCCAGCTGACACTACAACCAAG CAAGTTCAAGATTACAAAGATTCGCTAATCAAAAAAGCAGAACAGCTTATTATACAGGGCTTtccagaaaaaattgttgaattgaATGAACTCCTCGCAACACCTATGTTTAGCGATCGCAACTTCAATGAAGTGCATCAAGACCTTAACATTCCAACGCCAGATCCAATTTTGGTGAACAATCATGCTGAAACGACCGACGACGGTGGTGACGCCGACCAGCCGGCGGCAAAAAGACCACGCACCGATCACTTTGTGCCTGGCACCAAAGTTATGTGCTTGCCTACTGGTTCTGTACCTTGCAATGAACCACTCTGCGAAATGATCAAAATCGTAAAACCAATTATTCGTAAACTTGTGGAAGATT caaatttgttgaaaatgtgGATTTCGTTTTTGATACCAAAAATTGAGGATGGCAACAATTTCGGTGTATCTGTGCAGGAAGATACGCTTGCTGAAATACAAGCTGTTGAATCCGAAGCTGCGGCATTCTTCGACCAAATTTCGCGTTATTTCTTATCACGCGCCAAAGTTGTTTCTAAAGTCGCGAAATATCCACATATCGAAGATTATCGACGGGCAGTGGTGGAGTTGGATGAGAAGGAATACTTAAGCTTGTGGTTGGTTGTATGTGAAGTGCGAAATCGTTATTCATCGCTACATGACATCGTTATCAAAAATTTGGAGAAACTGAAGAAACCACGTTCATCCAATGCTGATAGCttatattaa